Proteins encoded within one genomic window of Triticum aestivum cultivar Chinese Spring chromosome 2D, IWGSC CS RefSeq v2.1, whole genome shotgun sequence:
- the LOC123049928 gene encoding uncharacterized protein has product MATSTRAPLPPSDPEKEKPLARSAPATAPAYLANPGKKTHRRVPMTDEERGRINRLKELHASGIEELHELMEIHKELRDYHDELLFRRRCLAARLVSRIAFQRRDAAYIRHQLGLGLKVGDKLPEELKQSRPPISMALFLWHEMGRALYIGMDNFMDEYSNTEEYRRGMLALVPGAVPDENGAPPDCVAPQE; this is encoded by the exons ATGGCCACCTCGACCCGAGCACCGCTCCCGCCGTCCGACCCCGAGAAGGAGAAGCCGCTCGCCCGctccgcaccggcaaccgctcccgCGTACCTCGCGAATCCAG GGAAGAAGACGCACCGCCGGGTGCCGATGACGGACGAGGAGCGGGGGAGGATCAACCGCCTGAAGGAGCTGCACGCGTCAGGGATCGAGGAGCTGCACGAGCTGATGGAGATACATAAGGAGCTGCGCGACTACCACGACGAGCTTCTGTTCCGGCGGAGGTGCCTGGCCGCACGCCTGGTCAGCCGGATCGCCTTCCAGCGCCGCGACGCCGCCTATATCAGGCATCAGCTTGGCCTTGGCCTGAAGGTGGGGGATAAGCTGCCGGAGGAGCTCAAGCAGTCCAGGCCGCCGATCTCGATGGCCCTTTTCTTGTGGCATGAAATGGGCAGGGCCTTGTACATCGGCATGGATAACTTCATGGATGAGTACAGCAACACCGAGGAGTACcggagagggatgctggcgttggTGCCCGGGGCTGTCCCTGATGAGAACGGAGCCCCGCCAGATTGTGTTGCCCCCCAAGAGTAG
- the LOC123049929 gene encoding cytochrome P450 716B1-like — protein MDYLAIAVALVVVTASSVAIHLLARARRTQPGNLPPGSLGLPVIGQSLGLLRAMRGDGGSRWIQDRIDRYGPVSKLSLFGKPTVLLAGPAANKFLFFSGALSTRQPRSVQRILGEKSILDLHGADHRRVRGALLEFLRPDMLKAYVGRIDGEVRRHLEENWAGRATVTVLPLMKRLTFDIISALLFGLERGAVRDALAGDFVRMIEGMWAVPVNLPFTAFSRSLKASGRARRVLQGITREKKKASQAEEEQGNGKASRNSDLITCLLGLTDGHGERLLTDEEIVDNAMVALIAGHDTSSILMTFMVRHLANDDATLAAMVQEHEEIAKNKGDGEALTWEDLSKMKFTWRVAQETLRVVPPIFGNFRRALEDTEFDGYLIPKGWQVFWTANVTHMDASIFHEPAKFDPSRFETENQRASAAAPPCSFVAFGGGPRICPGIEFSRIETLVTMHHLVRQFRWKLCCKEDTFVRNPMPSPLLGLPVKIEHRASS, from the exons ATGGATTATTTGGCCATAGCCGTGGCACTCGTTGTTGTCACCGCCTCGTCCGTTGCCATCCACCTCCTCGCTAGAGCCAGGAGGACACAGCCGGGCAACCTGCCCCCGGGCTCCCTCGGCCTGCCGGTGATCGGCCAGAGCCTCGGCCTCCTccgggccatgcgcggcgacggcggcagccggTGGATACAGGACCGGATCGACAGGTACGGGCCCGTGTCCAAGCTGTctctcttcggcaagccgacggtTCTGCTGGCCGGGCCGGCGGCCAACAAGTTCCTGTTCTTCAGCGGCGCGCTCTCCACCCGGCAGCCCCGGTCCGTGCAGCGGATACTCGGGGAGAAGAGCATCCTGGACCTCCACGGCGCCGACCACCGGCGCGTCCGCGGCGCCCTACTCGAGTTCCTCCGGCCGGACATGCTCAAGGCGTACGTGGGCAGGatcgacggcgaggtgcggcgccACCTCGAGGAGAACTGGGCCGGCCGCGCCACCGTCACGGTGCTGCCGCTCATGAAGCGGCTCACGTTCGACATCATCTCCGCGCTGCTCTTCGGGCTCGAGAGGGGCGCCGTGCGGGACGCCCTGGCCGGCGACTTCGTGCGCATGATCGAGGGCATGTGGGCCGTCCCGGTGAACCTGCCGTTCACGGCCTTCAGCCGGAGCCTCAAGGCCAGCGGCAGGGCCCGCCGGGTGCTCCAGGGGATCACGCGGGAGAAGAAGAAGGCCAGCCAGGCGGAGGAGGAGCAAGGCAACGGCAAGGCGTCGCGGAACAGCGACCTCATCACCTGCCTGCTCGGCCTGACGGACGGCCATGGCGAGCGGCTGCTGACCGACGAGGAGATCGTGGACAACGCCATGGTCGCCCTCATCGCCGGCCACGACACGTCGTCCATCCTCATGACGTTCATGGTCCGCCACCTTGCCAACGACGATGCCACCCTCGCCGCCATGGTCCAAG AGCATGAGGAGATTGCCAAGAACAAAGGTGACGGCGAGGCTCTCACCTGGGAAGATCTGTCGAAGATGAAGTTCACATGGCGGGTCGCGCAGGAGACACTCCGCGTCGTCCCTCCGATCTTCGGCAACTTCAGAAGAGCACTCGAGGACACCGAGTTCGATGGCTACCTCATCCCAAAAGGATGGCAG GTGTTCTGGACGGCAAACGTGACGCACATGGACGCGAGCATCTTCCATGAGCCGGCCAAGTTCGACCCGTCCCGGTTCGAGACCGAGAACCaaagggcgtcggcggcggcgccgccgtgctcctttgtcGCCTTCGGGGGCGGCCCGAGGATATGCCCCGGGATAGAGTTCTCCAGGATCGAGACGCTGGTGACGATGCACCACCTTGTGAGGCAGTTCAGATGGAAGCTCTGCTGCAAGGAGGACACCTTCGTGAGGAACCCCATGCCGTCGCCGCTGCTTGGCCTGCCCGTCAAAATCGAGCACAGGGCCTCTTCTTGA